Proteins encoded in a region of the Populus alba chromosome 13, ASM523922v2, whole genome shotgun sequence genome:
- the LOC118035535 gene encoding calcium-dependent protein kinase 11 isoform X1 has translation MNEETTRPPSPPPPSTAEPAPAPAPRARPTIRKPTTSVLPHQTPRLRDHYLLSKKLGQGQFGTTYLCTHKASNNLYACKSIPKRKLLCKEDYEDVYREIQIMHHLSGQPNVVQIKDTYEDPMFVHLVMELCEGGELFDRIVERGQYSEKEAANLIKNIIGVVEYCHSLGVMHRDLKPENFLFDKPGDDAKLKTTDFGLSVFYKPGQYFYDVVGSPYYVAPEVLLKYYGPQADVWSAGVILYILLSGVPPFWAETESGIFRQILQGKLDLESDPWPNISESAKDLVRKMLERDPRQRITAHEVLCNPWIVDDRVAPDKPLDSAVLSRLKQFSAMNKLKKMALRVIAERLSEEEIGGLKELFKMIDTDNSGTITFEELKHGLKRVGSQMTEAEIKALMDATDIDNSGTIDYGEFLAATLHLNKMDREDNLVAAFAYFDKDGSGYITIDELQQACKDFGLGDVHLDETIKEIDLDNDGRIDYGEFAAMMRKGDGGVGRTRTMRNNLNFNLADAFGVDDLGMKDATSDAN, from the exons ATGAATGAAGAAACCACCAgaccaccatcaccaccaccaccgtcaACAGCAgaaccagcaccagcaccagcaccaagAGCAAGACCAACAATAAGAAAGCCCACAACGTCAGTCTTACCACACCAAACCCCAAGACTTAGAGACCATTATTTGTTAAGCAAGAAACTAGGGCAGGGTCAATTTGGAACCACATATCTATGTACCCATAAAGCAAGCAACAATCTTTATGCCTGCAAATCAATTCCAAAGAGGAAGCTTTTATGTAAAGAAGACTATGAGGATGTTTATAGAGAGATCCAGATCATGCACCATTTATCAGGGCAACCAAATGTGGTGCAAATTAAGGATACTTACGAGGATCCAATGTTTGTACATTTGGTCATGGAGTTATGTGAAGGTGGTGAGCTTTTTGATAGGATCGTGGAAAGGGGTCAGTATAGTGAGAAAGAGGCTGCTAACTTgatcaaaaatataattgggGTGGTTGagtattgtcattctttggggGTTATGCATAGAGATCTTAAGCCTGAGAACTTCTTGTTTGATAAACCTGGTGATGATGCCAAGCTCAAGACTACAGATTTCGGCCTCTCTGTCTTTTACAAGCCAG GACAGTATTTTTATGATGTAGTTGGGAGTCCATATTATGTTGCACCAGAGGTTTTGCTAAAGTATTATGGACCTCAAGCAGATGTCTGGAGTGCGGGTGTTATCCTTTACATCTTATTAAGCGGGGTTCCACCTTTTTGGGCAG AAACAGAATCAGGAATCTTCAGACAGATTTTACAAGGAAAACTAGATTTAGAATCTGATCCGTGGCCAAATATCTCAGAAAGCGCAAAAGATTTGGTCAGAAAGATGCTTGAGAGGGATCCAAGGCAAAGGATTACTGCTCATGAAGTCTTGT GTAACCCATGGATTGTAGATGACAGGGTTGCTCCAGACAAACCTCTTGATTCTGCAGTATTGTCACGTCTGAAGCAATTCTCGGCAATGAATAAACTTAAAAAGATGGCTTTGCGT gtcataGCAGAAAGACTTTCTGAAGAAGAAATTGGTGGTTTGAAAGAGTTGTTTAAAATGATTGACACAGACAATAGTGGGACAATAACATTTGAAGAACTTAAACATGGTTTGAAGAGAGTAGGTTCTCAGATGACAGAAGCTGAAATCAAGGCTCTAATGGATGCG ACTGATATAGACAATAGTGGAACGATAGACTATGGTGAATTTCTTGCTGCTACTTTGCACTTAAATAAGATGGATAGAGAGGACAATTTGGTTGCAGCTTTCGCCTATTTTGACAAAGATGGTAGTGGTTACATCACcattgatgagcttcaacagGCTTGCAAAGATTTTGGTCTTGGTGATGTTCATCTGGATGAGACAATCAAAGAAATTGATCTAGACAAT GATGGGCGGATAGATTATGGGGAGTTTGCTGCAATGATGAGAAAGGGTGACGGAGGAGTTGGGAGGACAAGAACCATGAGAAACAATCTGAACTTCAATTTAGCCGATGCCTTTGGGGTTGATGACTTGGGGATGAAAGATGCAACCTCAGATGCTAATTGA
- the LOC118035535 gene encoding calcium-dependent protein kinase 11 isoform X2 gives MNEETTRPPSPPPPSTAEPAPAPAPRARPTIRKPTTSVLPHQTPRLRDHYLLSKKLGQGQFGTTYLCTHKASNNLYACKSIPKRKLLCKEDYEDVYREIQIMHHLSGQPNVVQIKDTYEDPMFVHLVMELCEGGELFDRIVERGQYSEKEAANLIKNIIGVVEYCHSLGVMHRDLKPENFLFDKPGDDAKLKTTDFGLSVFYKPGQYFYDVVGSPYYVAPEVLLKYYGPQADVWSAGVILYILLSGVPPFWAETESGIFRQILQGKLDLESDPWPNISESAKDLVRKMLERDPRQRITAHEVLCNPWIVDDRVAPDKPLDSAVLSRLKQFSAMNKLKKMALRVIAERLSEEEIGGLKELFKMIDTDNSGTITFEELKHGLKRVGSQMTEAEIKALMDATDIDNSGTIDYGEFLAATLHLNKMDREDNLVAAFAYFDKDGSGYITIDELQQACKDFGLGDVHLDETIKEIDLDNLVARWKLIFWIMMIVLEESTDC, from the exons ATGAATGAAGAAACCACCAgaccaccatcaccaccaccaccgtcaACAGCAgaaccagcaccagcaccagcaccaagAGCAAGACCAACAATAAGAAAGCCCACAACGTCAGTCTTACCACACCAAACCCCAAGACTTAGAGACCATTATTTGTTAAGCAAGAAACTAGGGCAGGGTCAATTTGGAACCACATATCTATGTACCCATAAAGCAAGCAACAATCTTTATGCCTGCAAATCAATTCCAAAGAGGAAGCTTTTATGTAAAGAAGACTATGAGGATGTTTATAGAGAGATCCAGATCATGCACCATTTATCAGGGCAACCAAATGTGGTGCAAATTAAGGATACTTACGAGGATCCAATGTTTGTACATTTGGTCATGGAGTTATGTGAAGGTGGTGAGCTTTTTGATAGGATCGTGGAAAGGGGTCAGTATAGTGAGAAAGAGGCTGCTAACTTgatcaaaaatataattgggGTGGTTGagtattgtcattctttggggGTTATGCATAGAGATCTTAAGCCTGAGAACTTCTTGTTTGATAAACCTGGTGATGATGCCAAGCTCAAGACTACAGATTTCGGCCTCTCTGTCTTTTACAAGCCAG GACAGTATTTTTATGATGTAGTTGGGAGTCCATATTATGTTGCACCAGAGGTTTTGCTAAAGTATTATGGACCTCAAGCAGATGTCTGGAGTGCGGGTGTTATCCTTTACATCTTATTAAGCGGGGTTCCACCTTTTTGGGCAG AAACAGAATCAGGAATCTTCAGACAGATTTTACAAGGAAAACTAGATTTAGAATCTGATCCGTGGCCAAATATCTCAGAAAGCGCAAAAGATTTGGTCAGAAAGATGCTTGAGAGGGATCCAAGGCAAAGGATTACTGCTCATGAAGTCTTGT GTAACCCATGGATTGTAGATGACAGGGTTGCTCCAGACAAACCTCTTGATTCTGCAGTATTGTCACGTCTGAAGCAATTCTCGGCAATGAATAAACTTAAAAAGATGGCTTTGCGT gtcataGCAGAAAGACTTTCTGAAGAAGAAATTGGTGGTTTGAAAGAGTTGTTTAAAATGATTGACACAGACAATAGTGGGACAATAACATTTGAAGAACTTAAACATGGTTTGAAGAGAGTAGGTTCTCAGATGACAGAAGCTGAAATCAAGGCTCTAATGGATGCG ACTGATATAGACAATAGTGGAACGATAGACTATGGTGAATTTCTTGCTGCTACTTTGCACTTAAATAAGATGGATAGAGAGGACAATTTGGTTGCAGCTTTCGCCTATTTTGACAAAGATGGTAGTGGTTACATCACcattgatgagcttcaacagGCTTGCAAAGATTTTGGTCTTGGTGATGTTCATCTGGATGAGACAATCAAAGAAATTGATCTAGACAAT TTGGTAGCAAGGTGGAAATTGATTTTCTGGATCATGATGATTGTTCTAGAAGAATCCACAGATTGTTGA
- the LOC118035535 gene encoding calcium-dependent protein kinase 11 isoform X3, translating to MNEETTRPPSPPPPSTAEPAPAPAPRARPTIRKPTTSVLPHQTPRLRDHYLLSKKLGQGQFGTTYLCTHKASNNLYACKSIPKRKLLCKEDYEDVYREIQIMHHLSGQPNVVQIKDTYEDPMFVHLVMELCEGGELFDRIVERGQYSEKEAANLIKNIIGVVEYCHSLGVMHRDLKPENFLFDKPGDDAKLKTTDFGLSVFYKPGQYFYDVVGSPYYVAPEVLLKYYGPQADVWSAGVILYILLSGVPPFWAETESGIFRQILQGKLDLESDPWPNISESAKDLVRKMLERDPRQRITAHEVLCNPWIVDDRVAPDKPLDSAVLSRLKQFSAMNKLKKMALRVIAERLSEEEIGGLKELFKMIDTDNSGTITFEELKHGLKRVGSQMTEAEIKALMDATDIDNSGTIDYGEFLAATLHLNKMDREDNLVAAFAYFDKDGSGYITIDELQQACKDFGLGDVHLDETIKEIDLDNYGASCRMGG from the exons ATGAATGAAGAAACCACCAgaccaccatcaccaccaccaccgtcaACAGCAgaaccagcaccagcaccagcaccaagAGCAAGACCAACAATAAGAAAGCCCACAACGTCAGTCTTACCACACCAAACCCCAAGACTTAGAGACCATTATTTGTTAAGCAAGAAACTAGGGCAGGGTCAATTTGGAACCACATATCTATGTACCCATAAAGCAAGCAACAATCTTTATGCCTGCAAATCAATTCCAAAGAGGAAGCTTTTATGTAAAGAAGACTATGAGGATGTTTATAGAGAGATCCAGATCATGCACCATTTATCAGGGCAACCAAATGTGGTGCAAATTAAGGATACTTACGAGGATCCAATGTTTGTACATTTGGTCATGGAGTTATGTGAAGGTGGTGAGCTTTTTGATAGGATCGTGGAAAGGGGTCAGTATAGTGAGAAAGAGGCTGCTAACTTgatcaaaaatataattgggGTGGTTGagtattgtcattctttggggGTTATGCATAGAGATCTTAAGCCTGAGAACTTCTTGTTTGATAAACCTGGTGATGATGCCAAGCTCAAGACTACAGATTTCGGCCTCTCTGTCTTTTACAAGCCAG GACAGTATTTTTATGATGTAGTTGGGAGTCCATATTATGTTGCACCAGAGGTTTTGCTAAAGTATTATGGACCTCAAGCAGATGTCTGGAGTGCGGGTGTTATCCTTTACATCTTATTAAGCGGGGTTCCACCTTTTTGGGCAG AAACAGAATCAGGAATCTTCAGACAGATTTTACAAGGAAAACTAGATTTAGAATCTGATCCGTGGCCAAATATCTCAGAAAGCGCAAAAGATTTGGTCAGAAAGATGCTTGAGAGGGATCCAAGGCAAAGGATTACTGCTCATGAAGTCTTGT GTAACCCATGGATTGTAGATGACAGGGTTGCTCCAGACAAACCTCTTGATTCTGCAGTATTGTCACGTCTGAAGCAATTCTCGGCAATGAATAAACTTAAAAAGATGGCTTTGCGT gtcataGCAGAAAGACTTTCTGAAGAAGAAATTGGTGGTTTGAAAGAGTTGTTTAAAATGATTGACACAGACAATAGTGGGACAATAACATTTGAAGAACTTAAACATGGTTTGAAGAGAGTAGGTTCTCAGATGACAGAAGCTGAAATCAAGGCTCTAATGGATGCG ACTGATATAGACAATAGTGGAACGATAGACTATGGTGAATTTCTTGCTGCTACTTTGCACTTAAATAAGATGGATAGAGAGGACAATTTGGTTGCAGCTTTCGCCTATTTTGACAAAGATGGTAGTGGTTACATCACcattgatgagcttcaacagGCTTGCAAAGATTTTGGTCTTGGTGATGTTCATCTGGATGAGACAATCAAAGAAATTGATCTAGACAAT TATGGTGCTTCTTGCAGGATGGGCGGATAG
- the LOC118035552 gene encoding E3 ubiquitin ligase PQT3-like, which produces MGVIDEEENRKILELVNTPALDWLWQGCYFGGSYVKGGKYGRTRGGLPNKTPPEGYLCHRCHVGGHFIQHCPTNGDPNYDVKRVKAATGIPKSMLKADPEGRYVLRNGEVAVMKPNEDIFEKEMEGIPARRSSWSVNDVPPDLLCPLCKKTMKDAVLTSKCCFKSFCDRCIRDHLINSRLKCECGATDMLTDYLIPNMTVRRAINRILEGDTFSSSGSGDGSGSRSTYFQVQDLVSFVHWPSQTSKVSSTTLSATSSCSSSKEQQKPTDRVNPLPPMAKRARIAESADESKATTAPINVKEIASKGNLHGIDEEVDQRKLVSSENRKKRKRNASDQNFKACENYMMMPTGSGAYNPNWTGMWGGMEGSYPEPYYNDPMGSYGYSHLGMPYGNTMPQDFWYTMNSEQAGEEA; this is translated from the coding sequence aTGGGTGTTATTGACGAGGAAGAGAATAGAAAGATACTAGAGTTGGTCAACACACCAGCCTTAGACTGGCTATGGCAAGGTTGTTATTTTGGTGGCAGCTATGTCAAGGGAGGAAAGTATGGAAGAACACGCGGTGGCCTTCCGAACAAAACACCCCCGGAAGGTTACTTGTGTCACAGATGTCATGTTGGGGGTCACTTCATCCAACATTGCCCTACTAATGGAGATCCCAACTATGATGTCAAACGAGTGAAAGCGGCTACTGGGATTCCAAAATCAATGTTGAAAGCTGACCCTGAAGGTCGGTATGTCTTACGCAATGGTGAGGTTGCGGTCATGAAGCCAAACGAAGATATTTTTGAGAAAGAGATGGAGGGGATACCTGCTAGAAGATCATCATGGTCTGTTAATGATGTCCCACCTGATCTTTTGTGTCCTCTCTGTAAGAAAACCATGAAAGATGCTGTCTTGACGAGCAAGTGCTGTTTTAAAAGTTTCTGTGATAGGTGCATTAGGGATCACCTGATCAATTCGAGGTTGAAGTGTGAATGTGGAGCCACTGATATGCTTACTGATTACCTCATTCCTAACATGACTGTTAGGCGTGCTATTAATAGGATCTTGGAGGGTGATACTTTTAGCAGTAGCGGCAGTGGTGATGGAAGTGGTTCCAGAAGCACTTATTTTCAAGTTCAAGATTTGGTTTCATTTGTTCACTGGCCATCACAAACGTCCAAGGTTTCATCTACTACATTGTCTGCTACATCATCATGTTCGTCATCTAAAGAACAGCAGAAGCCAACAGACAGAGTAAATCCCCTGCCCCCGATGGCTAAAAGAGCAAGAATTGCAGAATCTGCTGATGAATCTAAAGCCACAACTGCGCCAATCAATGTTAAGGAGATAGCATCAAAAGGGAATCTTCATGGGATCGATGAGGAAGTTGATCAGAGGAAACTTGTTAGTAGTGAAaacagaaagaagaggaagaggaatgCGTCTGATCAAAACTTTAAAGCTTGTGAGAACTACATGATGATGCCTACTGGCTCTGGTGCGTACAACCCAAACTGGACTGGCATGTGGGGAGGTATGGAAGGATCATATCCAGAACCATATTATAATGATCCAATGGGTAGTTATGGATATAGCCACTTAGGCATGCCATATGGTAATACTATGCCTCAAGACTTTTGGTACACGATGAACAGTGAGCAGGCAGGGGAAGAAGCATAA
- the LOC118035537 gene encoding methanol O-anthraniloyltransferase, whose product MASTPASSLLNFAVRRCKPQIIVPAKPTLHDLKELSDIDDQEGLRFQVPFIFFYRSHPSMEDKDPVNIIREAIGKALVFYYPFAGRLMEGLNRKLVVNCSGEGILFIEADADVSMDQLADTIQPPCPYIDELLHDVPGSSDILGCPLLLIQVTRLTCGGFVFAIRLCHPMSDSFGLANFLNAVGEFARGGASAPSLLPVWQREILNARNPPRVTCVHHEYDVDSNNISFMTLHQDNNMVHRSFFFGPKELKSIRKHIPLHHQKCSNFEALVSCLWRSRTIALQLDPNEVVRLSCTSSIRGKPGKLQLPLGYYGNAFALPTAVSRAGLLCQSALGYAVGLVTRQKTQMNEEYIKSVADLMVLKGRPHFTSIWNFLIADVTRAGLGDVDFGWGKPIYGGPTGAIPYIISIFGRFKNSGGEDGIVVPVWLPQPVMGRFEQELSKMTQKPNDDLNGVENTKIFSSML is encoded by the exons ATGGCATCGACACCAGCATCTTCTCTTCTGAACTTTGCAGTCCGACGTTGCAAGCCCCAAATAATTGTGCCGGCAAAGCCAACACTCCATGACCTGAAAGAGCTCTCAGACATAGATGATCAAGAAGGGCTCCGTTTTCAAGttccattcatttttttctatcgCAGCCATCCTTCCATGGAAGACAAGGACCCCGTGAATATAATCAGAGAAGCCATCGGAAAAGCACTAGTGTTTTACTACCCTTTTGCCGGCAGGCTTATGGAAGGCCTTAACAGGAAACTTGTAGTCAATTGTAGCGGTGAAGGGATCTTGTTCATTGAAGCTGATGCAGATGTTTCCATGGATCAGCTCGCTGACACCATCCAGCCACCTTGTCCTTATATTGACGAGCTTCTTCACGACGTGCCTGGCTCCTCAGATATTCTTGGATGCCCTCTGTTGTTGATTCAG GTGACTCGTTTGACATGTGGGGGGTTTGTATTTGCAATCCGTCTATGTCACCCCATGAGTGATTCCTTTGGATTGGCGAATTTCTTGAACGCCGTCGGGGAGTTTGCAAGAGGAGGAGCAAGTGCACCATCTCTTTTGCCGGTTTGGCAAAGAGAGATCTTGAATGCTCGGAACCCACCTCGAGTGACTTGTGTGCACCATGAGTATGACGttgatagtaataatatatcatttatGACTTTGCACCAAGATAACAATATGGTTCATCGTTCATTCTTTTTTGGTCCCaaagaattaaaatcaattCGAAAACATATTCCTCTACACCATCAAAAATGCTCAAATTTTGAAGCGCTTGTTTCATGTTTATGGAGGTCTCGGACAATAGCACTTCAACTTGACCCCAACGAGGTGGTTCGTCTATCATGCACGAGTAGCATACGTGGAAAGCCAGGCAAACTACAGCTTCCTCTTGGATACTACGGCAACGCTTTTGCTTTACCAACAGCAGTTTCTAGGGCTGGACTGCTGTGTCAAAGCGCTTTAGGATATGCAGTCGGGTTGGTGACGAGACAAAAAACCCAAATGAATGAAGAGTACATAAAATCTGTGGCCGATCTTATGGTGTTGAAAgggagaccacacttcacatcaATATGGAACTTCCTTATTGCTGATGTAACTCGAGCAGGGCTCGGAGATGTTGATTTTGGATGGGGAAAGCCCATTTATGGTGGACCAACTGGGGCCATACCTTATATTATTAGCATTTTTGGTCGATTTAAAAATAGTGGAGGAGAAGATGGTATCGTCGTCCCTGTATGGTTGCCACAACCAGTTATGGGCAGGTTTGAACAAGAGCTCTCGAAAATGACCCAAAAGCCTAATGATGATTTGAATGGCGTCGAGAACACAAAGATATTCTCATCTatgctttaa
- the LOC118035536 gene encoding uncharacterized protein: MCGVLCTIKFLYGTQFGTAAGCCPVSPTLDLICAIQEKNKKILLGILEKAVSICARRGVKAETILEAGEPYELICNAVQKNNINLLVIGNTSINGTLKRDFLGRLSNYCLNNAKCHVLVVKKPE, translated from the exons ATGTGTGGTGTTTTGTGCacaattaaatttctttatggGACACAATTTGGCACCGCTGCCGGCTGTTGTCCAGTCTCTCCCA CCCTAGATTTGATCTGTGccattcaagaaaaaaacaagaagatctTACTAGGTATCTTGGAGAAAGCTGTGAGTATCTGTGCTCGTCGAGGG GTGAAAGCAGAAACAATTTTAGAAGCCGGGGAGCCTTATGAACTCATATGCAATGCTGTTCAGAAGAACAATATCAATCTCCTCGTGATTGGTAACACATCCATTAATGGAACTCTCAAAAG GGATTTTCTGGGGAGACTGAGCAACTATTGCCTGAATAATGCCAAGTGCCATGTCCTTGTTGTGAAGAAACCAGAATGA